From Macrobrachium rosenbergii isolate ZJJX-2024 chromosome 55, ASM4041242v1, whole genome shotgun sequence, a single genomic window includes:
- the LOC136835862 gene encoding receptor-type tyrosine-protein phosphatase delta-like, with product MDSTYNAQITVGTSHFQSQVSKFEFKTFAKPGEPLLQMEERDKNALGVSITPPTFTGGRLKNCTVAGPKDSCVIPYEENSKTMRCEIKNLKSGTKYKLEAYCCNVMLCGKKRKIEMVTRPSPAFRGFARVEDDITNSTIPLTLPKLINTGETKSNLVVVVQHIPKDGQNQTQDLRNESLKILSNHERNRRGKNCGESTWIAAVLPGKNEMIEVGDGEVYGGFYNCPLEQGESYVIGVLGITDMQGDPKYRETVWQQLKEPVKMTTQPGPNEHLLLVIVSVAGALLLFIVLALIIVLRRD from the exons ATGGATAGCACTTATAACGCACAG ATCACAGTTGGGACCTCACACTTCCAGAGCCAAGTGAGCAAATTTGAATTCAAGACCTTCGCAA AGCCCGGTGAACCACTACTACAGATGGAGGAGCGTGACAAGAACGCCCTAGGAGTTTCCATTACCCCACCGACCTTCACTGGAGGAAGGCTGAAAAACTGCACGGTTGCGGGACCGAAGGACTCTTGCGTGATACCTTACGAGGAAAACAGCAAGACTATGAGGTGTGAG ATTAAGAATTTGAAATCTGGAACCAAGTACAAACTCGAAGCATACTGCTGCAACGTCATGCTCTGTGGGAAGAAACGGAAGATCGAGATGGTCACAAGACCCTCACCTGCATTCCGAGGTTTTGCCCGAGTGGAGGACGACATCACCAATTCCACCATTCCCCTGACTCTTCCAAAGCTCATCAACACAGGAGAGACCAAAAG CAACCTTGTGGTAGTCGTTCAACACATTCCCAAAGACGGGCAGAACCAAACGCAAGACCTGCGAAACGAGAGCCTCAAGATTCTGAGCAATCATGAAAGAAACAGACGAGGGAAAAACTGTGGTGAATCGACTTGGATTGCTGCGGTGCTTCCTGGA aaGAATGAAATGATTGAAGTGGGAGATGGAGAAGTTTATGGAGGGTTTTATAACTGTCCCTTGGAGCAAGGAGAATCCTACGTAATTGGAGTGCTTGGCATTACAGATATGCAAG GGGATCCTAAATACCGGGAAACGGTCTGGCAACAGCTGAAGGAGCCAGTGAAGATGACGACGCAACCAGGACCGAATGAACATCTGTTGCTCGTGATCGTCAGTGTAGCAGGAGCGTTGCTCCTGTTCATTGTCTTGGCATTAATCATAGTCTTGCGCAG GGATTAG